In the Flavobacteriales bacterium genome, GCCTTGGTGCTCAACTGAGGCCCGGATCACCGGCCTGCGGTGAACAGCTCCTTCCGGCCGATCACGCTGCAGATGGGGCATTTGCGCGGATCGTGGCCTTTGGCCGGGCAGTGTTCGCGGCCGAAGTAGATGATCCGCAGGTGCAGGTCGGCCCATTCCTCCCTGGGGAAGAGCTTCTTCAGGTCGGCCTCGGTATGCTCCACGCTCTTCCCGTTGCTCAGCGTCCAGCGCCAGGCCAGCCGGTGGATGTGGGTGTCCACCGGAAAGGCCGGTACGCCGAAGGCCTGCACCATCACCACGCTGGCGGTCTTGTGGCCCACGGAAGGCAGCGCCTCCAGTTCCTCCAGGGTATCCGGCACCTTGCCGCCATGCTTCTCCAGGATG is a window encoding:
- the nth gene encoding endonuclease III; protein product: MTRAEKAAFVAQKLADLYPRTSIPLDHEDAYTLLVAVVLSAQCTDRKVNEITPLLFAKARTPQQMVKLSVQQIEDIIRPCGLAPAKAKGIHGLSRIILEKHGGKVPDTLEELEALPSVGHKTASVVMVQAFGVPAFPVDTHIHRLAWRWTLSNGKSVEHTEADLKKLFPREEWADLHLRIIYFGREHCPAKGHDPRKCPICSVIGRKELFTAGR